A genomic segment from Paeniglutamicibacter kerguelensis encodes:
- a CDS encoding amidohydrolase encodes MTIEFAPDLILTNGNIVTVDKEFSTAEAVAVYDGKIVAIGGTDEVSQLAGKRTKRVDLGGKTLVPGQMDNHVHFSLAGMDALDGEAKVNIATLQSIDEILREIKARVDATPAGEWIGTSCMYRGALKDGRFPTRHDLDKVSPDHPVYIFQSGKNVICNSYALRLAGITRDTENPTEPEGWIVRDNDGEPTGHLIAGAGDMARKAWWKVNNQPIKKWDFLYFDQETQIKAMMAQQKIYHQCGVVGVRDMGTSIDELEALTEAHRRGLLKIRTDVLLGLPARYMSEDEILNSLNSYFGPKQHLGDSMLRLNGIKIVAVNDGWWAHSKEKLKFIINEYNRRNWNMAIHINTGGSGDSTETVLTALEEAAMENPIAGRRISFEHGFGLQEPQHYERARKLGAIIASNSLLAYYASARSMRMNEIMEQVRIAKMSDTDPWRRTVRDWGMPIKSWMDGGLTVTGGSDNPAVVYDPDRPFLSQYSALTGDTMAGVLLPGQQITREQMLRMYTINNAYACWQEDVRGSIELGKLADFTVLDRDILTCADQEIAELQVLQTYVGGELVHER; translated from the coding sequence ATGACCATCGAATTCGCACCTGACTTGATTCTGACCAACGGAAACATCGTGACCGTCGACAAGGAGTTCTCCACCGCCGAGGCCGTGGCGGTCTATGACGGGAAGATCGTCGCCATTGGAGGCACCGACGAAGTCTCCCAGCTGGCCGGCAAACGGACCAAGCGCGTGGATTTGGGCGGCAAGACGCTGGTGCCCGGACAGATGGACAACCACGTCCACTTCTCCCTGGCCGGCATGGATGCCCTGGACGGGGAAGCCAAGGTCAACATTGCCACCCTCCAATCCATCGATGAGATCCTCCGGGAGATCAAGGCCCGCGTCGACGCGACCCCTGCGGGGGAATGGATCGGAACCTCCTGCATGTACCGCGGGGCTCTGAAAGACGGGCGTTTCCCCACCCGGCATGACCTGGACAAGGTCTCACCCGACCACCCCGTATACATCTTCCAGTCCGGGAAGAATGTGATCTGCAACAGTTACGCACTGCGCCTGGCCGGCATTACACGCGATACCGAAAACCCCACAGAACCTGAAGGCTGGATCGTGCGTGACAACGACGGCGAGCCGACCGGACACCTGATCGCCGGGGCCGGCGACATGGCCCGCAAGGCTTGGTGGAAGGTCAACAACCAGCCCATCAAGAAATGGGACTTCCTGTACTTCGACCAGGAAACCCAAATCAAGGCGATGATGGCCCAGCAGAAGATTTACCACCAATGTGGCGTCGTGGGGGTACGCGACATGGGGACATCGATTGACGAACTCGAGGCCCTTACCGAGGCCCATCGGCGTGGCTTGCTCAAGATCCGCACGGATGTCCTGCTCGGCCTGCCCGCGCGCTACATGTCCGAGGATGAGATCCTCAATTCCCTGAATTCATATTTCGGTCCCAAGCAGCACTTGGGTGACTCGATGCTGCGGCTGAACGGGATCAAAATCGTCGCTGTCAACGACGGGTGGTGGGCCCACAGCAAGGAAAAGCTGAAGTTCATCATCAACGAATACAACCGCCGCAACTGGAACATGGCCATTCATATCAATACGGGAGGATCCGGTGATTCAACGGAAACGGTATTGACCGCCCTCGAGGAAGCCGCCATGGAAAACCCGATCGCCGGCCGACGCATCAGCTTCGAGCACGGATTCGGTCTCCAGGAACCTCAGCACTACGAGCGGGCACGCAAACTCGGGGCAATTATCGCCTCCAATTCCCTTTTGGCCTACTACGCCTCGGCCCGCTCCATGCGCATGAACGAGATCATGGAACAAGTCCGCATCGCCAAAATGTCAGATACGGATCCGTGGCGGCGCACCGTGCGCGACTGGGGGATGCCCATCAAGTCCTGGATGGACGGAGGGCTGACGGTCACCGGCGGCTCGGACAACCCGGCAGTGGTCTACGATCCGGATCGTCCCTTCCTCAGCCAGTACTCGGCACTCACCGGGGACACCATGGCCGGGGTGCTGCTTCCCGGCCAACAGATCACCCGCGAACAAATGCTGCGCATGTACACGATCAACAACGCCTACGCCTGCTGGCAGGAAGACGTGCGCGGTTCGATTGAGCTCGGCAAACTTGCCGACTTCACTGTCCTTG
- a CDS encoding solute symporter family protein: MDSSRPLMLGLFLAIIVMTFGITAWAARHRKSRDEFFTAGRGLTGRQNGLAMAGDSLSASAVLGSVGLVSLFGFDGFMFGIANVVAFVLLLLLAGFLRNTGRFTVSDVLSFRMNERRVKLAGGMSSLTISLFYLIAQMVGAGALLALLIGAEGPGVKNATIVVVGILMTIYAVFGGMRGATWVQIIKAVILMGIVSLMAVMVLIRFEFDFGALLTAAAGGSGHGPQFLEAGLQYKNPLDLLSLGIGVTLAFIGLPHVFQRFYTVSDDKTARSSALWLFGIESIFTVAVVLIMGLGAAALVGVAAITASSAGGNTAAILLAQELGGGAGTLNGNIFMAVFSAVAFATILAVVAGIMVSAITTFSHDLYGNVIKRGQVTDAQVVKVARIAAVVIGFAAIVISLTVQNLNIGFIVGLGLAIAASAHVPSLILNLFWRRFNTRGALWGIYGGLVTAVLLVVFSPTVSGTDRSLFASVDFSWFPLTNPGLVSVPAGFLFAIIGALSKRDVAAEEGYDALEVRALSGANSE, encoded by the coding sequence ATGGATAGCAGCAGGCCACTAATGCTCGGGCTTTTCCTGGCCATCATCGTCATGACCTTCGGCATCACAGCGTGGGCTGCACGCCACCGCAAGTCCCGCGACGAGTTCTTTACGGCCGGCCGAGGTCTGACCGGCAGGCAGAACGGACTGGCCATGGCCGGAGATTCGCTCTCCGCCTCAGCCGTCTTGGGCAGCGTCGGCCTGGTCTCCCTCTTCGGGTTCGACGGCTTCATGTTCGGCATTGCCAACGTGGTGGCATTCGTACTGTTGTTGCTGCTGGCCGGATTCCTGCGTAACACGGGACGTTTCACGGTGTCGGATGTCTTGTCCTTCCGGATGAATGAACGGCGCGTGAAACTAGCGGGGGGCATGTCTTCCCTCACGATTTCCCTGTTCTACCTCATCGCCCAAATGGTCGGTGCCGGGGCCCTGCTCGCACTCTTGATCGGAGCCGAAGGACCTGGCGTCAAGAACGCAACGATCGTGGTCGTTGGCATCTTGATGACCATCTATGCAGTCTTCGGTGGGATGCGGGGCGCCACGTGGGTACAGATCATCAAGGCGGTCATCCTCATGGGCATCGTGTCGCTCATGGCGGTGATGGTCCTGATCCGTTTCGAGTTCGATTTCGGTGCCCTGCTCACCGCGGCAGCCGGAGGTAGCGGGCACGGTCCACAGTTCCTGGAAGCCGGCCTCCAGTACAAGAACCCCTTGGACCTGCTGAGCCTCGGAATCGGCGTGACCCTGGCCTTTATCGGACTTCCCCACGTCTTCCAGCGCTTCTACACCGTGAGCGACGACAAGACTGCCCGTTCATCCGCCCTTTGGCTCTTCGGAATCGAATCGATATTCACCGTCGCCGTGGTCCTGATCATGGGGCTGGGAGCAGCCGCCTTGGTGGGCGTAGCAGCGATTACGGCCTCGAGCGCGGGTGGCAATACCGCCGCCATCCTGCTTGCCCAGGAACTGGGCGGGGGCGCCGGAACATTGAATGGAAACATTTTCATGGCCGTATTCTCCGCCGTGGCCTTCGCGACGATCCTGGCCGTGGTGGCAGGCATCATGGTCTCCGCCATCACCACCTTCTCGCACGATCTCTATGGAAATGTGATCAAGCGCGGCCAGGTCACCGATGCGCAAGTGGTAAAGGTCGCCCGGATAGCCGCAGTCGTCATTGGATTTGCCGCCATCGTCATCAGTCTTACCGTCCAGAACCTGAACATCGGCTTCATCGTCGGACTGGGTCTCGCGATCGCCGCTTCCGCCCACGTACCCTCGTTGATCCTGAACCTCTTCTGGCGAAGGTTCAACACTCGAGGCGCACTCTGGGGCATCTACGGAGGACTGGTCACGGCAGTGCTGCTGGTCGTCTTCTCCCCGACCGTTTCCGGAACAGACAGATCCCTGTTTGCCTCCGTCGACTTCAGCTGGTTCCCACTCACCAATCCTGGGCTGGTATCCGTGCCGGCAGGTTTCCTCTTTGCGATCATTGGCGCATTGTCCAAGCGCGATGTTGCAGCTGAGGAAGGCTACGACGCACTCGAAGTCCGCGCCTTGAGCGGGGCCAACTCCGAATAG
- a CDS encoding DUF485 domain-containing protein has protein sequence MSSQDASVVRADPSVVDLRATPEFTELRKRSRNFTFTAGAVVWVWAILLFWAVGYAPKMMAVSVIGPINLGFIFVWSQVFVALIVAVMFVRHSRANEALIAKMRQSAVKGEK, from the coding sequence ATGTCCAGTCAAGATGCCAGTGTTGTGCGAGCCGATCCCAGTGTTGTAGACCTGCGTGCAACCCCCGAGTTCACTGAACTGCGGAAGCGGTCCAGGAACTTCACTTTCACCGCCGGGGCGGTGGTGTGGGTATGGGCCATTCTGCTGTTCTGGGCCGTGGGCTACGCACCGAAAATGATGGCCGTCTCAGTCATCGGGCCAATCAACCTCGGCTTCATATTCGTTTGGTCCCAAGTCTTTGTAGCACTAATCGTTGCAGTCATGTTCGTGAGGCACTCACGAGCCAACGAGGCACTGATCGCCAAGATGCGGCAAAGCGCCGTCAAGGGGGAGAAATGA
- a CDS encoding IclR family transcriptional regulator — MQEKDEDQGPLLNESADRALQLIIYLRDTGAISVTEAAEHLGIAPSTAHRLLTTLVHRHFAEQMTNRKYRPGREIANAEPVSVARLREAARPAMTSLAQTLGETVQLVVLRGGNIEFVDGVESENLLRVSCRFGVQIPAFTSAGGKALLAEMSDAQIQDLYHHGVPTWPTSSIGTIDDLNASLDETRRTGSGTNFEESERGIIGIGAAIHNIRDEAVGALTVAIPASRFQPSKMPRILEDLTKATTQIGELLGEQSS; from the coding sequence ATGCAAGAGAAGGACGAGGACCAGGGGCCGCTGCTCAATGAGTCTGCGGACCGGGCACTCCAGCTCATTATTTATCTGCGCGACACGGGGGCTATTTCGGTTACGGAGGCAGCTGAACACTTGGGTATTGCCCCGAGTACGGCCCATCGACTGCTCACGACTTTGGTGCATCGACATTTTGCCGAGCAAATGACAAACCGCAAATATCGGCCCGGTCGCGAAATTGCCAACGCCGAACCTGTTAGCGTCGCGCGCCTGCGAGAAGCCGCCAGGCCGGCGATGACTTCCCTGGCCCAGACGCTAGGGGAGACGGTCCAGCTCGTGGTCCTTCGCGGAGGAAACATTGAGTTCGTGGACGGAGTCGAAAGCGAAAACCTGCTCCGCGTGAGCTGTCGATTCGGCGTCCAGATCCCCGCATTTACATCGGCCGGCGGCAAGGCCTTGCTCGCGGAAATGAGCGACGCCCAGATTCAAGATCTTTACCACCACGGTGTCCCCACCTGGCCGACGAGCAGCATCGGAACCATCGATGACTTGAACGCCAGTCTGGACGAAACCCGGCGGACAGGATCCGGAACGAACTTTGAGGAATCCGAGCGAGGAATTATCGGCATAGGGGCCGCAATCCACAACATACGAGACGAAGCCGTCGGAGCACTCACCGTGGCCATTCCCGCGTCCCGGTTCCAGCCTTCCAAGATGCCGCGCATCTTGGAAGATCTCACGAAGGCAACAACACAAATTGGCGAGTTGCTTGGGGAGCAATCCTCCTGA
- a CDS encoding DUF4193 family protein: MAQDYDEARPDVAEASERTLKDVRKMDAPTARSVHADLEETDLSDGIELPGAIVLDELVVEIIPQASDEFVCGECFTVRHRSQAARTLGGAPICRDCVDV, from the coding sequence ATGGCCCAGGATTACGACGAGGCCCGCCCGGATGTCGCCGAGGCCTCGGAACGGACGCTCAAGGACGTCCGGAAGATGGACGCACCGACCGCCCGGAGCGTGCACGCAGACCTCGAGGAGACAGACCTGTCCGACGGCATCGAGCTGCCCGGCGCGATCGTTCTCGATGAGCTGGTCGTCGAGATCATTCCCCAGGCCAGCGACGAGTTCGTGTGCGGCGAATGCTTCACCGTCCGGCACCGAAGCCAGGCCGCCAGGACCCTGGGCGGCGCCCCGATATGCCGCGACTGCGTCGACGTCTAG
- a CDS encoding amidohydrolase family protein, whose amino-acid sequence MKRVPHMLVDVHTHFVPDFVVQILRAGSGAHGITGTTDFLETAAGRLPLHYPEMQSPSAKLSAMDERGVDISIVSLTPHLFIYGQEHDPIGFARRANDAIAEFIGDTDRLYGLATLPIGDAQAAAAELRRATEELGLVGAIIGTGLGPSEPLDVLGLGPLFEEAAELGAPLLVHPYYCGMVTSPELFLNNSLGVPFDTAWAVGRLMATGTLDRHPGLKLIVPHGGGALPYLLGRMENAWKQRPELREAAGKPPSGYAEQIWYDSIVHSETALRFLAAFAGADRVLLGTDSPYMTGDGDPAGSFAAAGLDPLQSTAAAVDLFKLGRMIRAAVP is encoded by the coding sequence TTGAAGCGGGTTCCGCACATGCTTGTTGATGTTCATACCCACTTCGTCCCGGACTTTGTCGTCCAGATACTCCGCGCGGGGTCGGGTGCCCATGGGATCACGGGGACAACAGACTTTCTGGAGACTGCCGCAGGCCGACTGCCGCTGCACTACCCGGAGATGCAATCGCCCTCGGCTAAACTATCGGCCATGGATGAACGGGGCGTCGATATTTCCATCGTGTCCCTCACCCCGCACCTATTCATCTACGGGCAGGAACATGACCCCATAGGATTCGCACGTCGCGCCAATGACGCAATCGCCGAGTTCATCGGCGATACGGACCGTTTATACGGACTTGCCACACTGCCCATCGGTGATGCGCAGGCCGCGGCGGCGGAGCTTCGCAGAGCAACGGAAGAACTCGGCCTCGTCGGCGCGATCATCGGCACGGGCCTGGGACCATCAGAACCGCTAGACGTGCTCGGGCTTGGTCCGCTCTTTGAGGAAGCTGCGGAACTCGGCGCTCCACTCTTGGTCCACCCCTACTATTGCGGGATGGTGACCTCGCCCGAACTATTCCTGAACAATTCCCTAGGGGTTCCCTTCGATACTGCATGGGCGGTCGGAAGGCTCATGGCCACCGGAACCCTCGACCGCCACCCCGGGTTGAAACTCATCGTGCCGCACGGTGGCGGCGCTTTGCCCTATCTGCTCGGTCGGATGGAAAACGCGTGGAAGCAGCGCCCCGAATTGCGAGAAGCTGCTGGCAAGCCACCTTCCGGCTATGCAGAACAGATCTGGTACGACTCGATCGTGCACTCCGAAACCGCACTGCGTTTTCTTGCGGCGTTTGCCGGCGCTGACCGGGTGCTGCTTGGAACCGACTCGCCATACATGACAGGGGATGGCGATCCAGCCGGTAGTTTCGCAGCCGCGGGTCTTGATCCCCTGCAGTCGACCGCAGCCGCCGTCGATCTATTCAAGCTTGGACGAATGATCCGGGCCGCCGTGCCCTAG
- a CDS encoding M20/M25/M40 family metallo-hydrolase — MDSKLRENKLQALEANKEALMQRVEEQAGEYLSWLIEFASIPSISATGEGVRECAEHLASRIASIGLKPELLETGAHPIVWAAAGESERKLLVYGHYDVVPPGDDAQWKFPPFEPTVFEGSLWGRGVGDSKGQMIAHLCALAAWIDVFGELPPFQINFMFDGEDEIGCGDTSDYIRANVDRFRADFLYTSDASTLGVWDPALFLGIRGALYVELNAKGADNEWHSGSYGSILPNPVTQMAQAIATLVDKDGRVAIDGFFDGMEPITTELRDLAAKLPAGFLPPAETFGVREFERDAPIDSMFFEPRMCVCGIEGGYTGQGLKMAVPTSATAKIDFALLKGQRPSHVATLLRAHLDAHGFEDIEITVLSDAPPSGVTGDHPLVSTAVAALESVWGRPPVVIPSIGGGGVFATFVDAVGLDCLLVPYAQPDMQEHSAQEHLSLEWFTNGIKTSAEVFRRLAIAALERFEAGSAHAC; from the coding sequence ATGGATTCTAAGCTGCGGGAAAACAAGCTGCAGGCGCTGGAGGCCAACAAGGAAGCGCTGATGCAGCGGGTCGAGGAGCAAGCCGGCGAGTACCTGTCCTGGCTCATCGAGTTCGCTTCGATCCCGAGCATCAGTGCCACCGGGGAAGGCGTGCGCGAGTGCGCGGAGCACCTGGCTTCCCGGATCGCTTCGATCGGGCTGAAACCCGAGCTCTTGGAGACCGGAGCCCACCCAATTGTCTGGGCCGCAGCGGGGGAGAGCGAACGAAAGTTGTTGGTCTACGGACACTATGATGTGGTGCCGCCGGGAGACGACGCGCAGTGGAAGTTTCCGCCATTCGAGCCCACGGTTTTTGAGGGATCACTGTGGGGACGCGGCGTGGGAGACAGCAAGGGGCAGATGATCGCGCACCTTTGTGCGCTGGCGGCCTGGATCGATGTGTTTGGGGAGCTTCCCCCGTTCCAGATCAACTTCATGTTTGATGGTGAGGACGAAATCGGGTGCGGGGACACCTCCGACTACATCCGGGCAAATGTGGACCGCTTCCGCGCAGACTTCCTCTATACCTCCGACGCTTCGACGCTGGGGGTGTGGGACCCTGCGCTGTTCCTCGGAATCCGCGGGGCACTGTATGTGGAGTTGAACGCCAAGGGTGCAGACAACGAATGGCATTCGGGGAGCTACGGCAGTATCCTTCCAAATCCAGTCACCCAGATGGCCCAAGCCATCGCAACGCTGGTTGATAAGGATGGCCGCGTGGCGATCGACGGTTTCTTCGATGGCATGGAGCCGATCACCACCGAATTGCGGGACCTAGCAGCGAAGCTTCCCGCTGGTTTCCTGCCTCCGGCCGAGACCTTCGGCGTCCGTGAATTTGAACGCGACGCACCGATCGATTCGATGTTCTTTGAACCAAGGATGTGCGTCTGCGGCATCGAGGGCGGCTACACGGGCCAGGGCCTCAAAATGGCGGTCCCGACCTCGGCGACGGCAAAGATCGACTTTGCGCTGCTCAAGGGCCAACGGCCAAGCCACGTCGCCACGCTTCTTCGGGCGCACCTTGACGCGCACGGGTTCGAAGACATCGAGATCACGGTGCTCTCCGACGCACCGCCATCGGGAGTCACCGGTGACCATCCGCTCGTGTCGACGGCCGTCGCTGCCCTCGAATCGGTGTGGGGGCGCCCACCGGTGGTGATCCCGTCCATCGGCGGGGGCGGAGTCTTCGCCACCTTCGTCGACGCGGTGGGACTCGACTGCCTTCTGGTGCCCTATGCCCAGCCCGACATGCAGGAACATTCAGCCCAGGAACATCTCTCGCTCGAGTGGTTTACGAACGGGATCAAGACCAGCGCCGAGGTATTCAGGCGTCTTGCGATTGCCGCCCTGGAACGGTTTGAAGCGGGTTCCGCACATGCTTGTTGA
- the allE gene encoding (S)-ureidoglycine aminohydrolase, whose translation MNQSPPLLPPAQVSTNRGGIGQGHYVITPANHFGSRLPEFAETVVKKLTTPRNGSAKAAMYLLEIEPGGGTVAPAGEGFENFLYTLDGGLTGPFGEDAPASSFAFLPQGGSFEISNSADIPARLLWVKRRYEPTAGHPAPEPVVGCANDMLPTPGSVPGVYRLEMLPVDASFDFAMSILSFDPGAVFPKVEIHDEEHVLYMLNGRGIYVLERENYEVQEDDFIYMGPYCPQYYYPTGLSQSAYLLYKDANRDGF comes from the coding sequence ATGAACCAGTCTCCACCACTGCTCCCACCCGCGCAGGTCTCCACCAACAGGGGAGGAATCGGCCAAGGACACTATGTGATTACCCCGGCCAACCACTTCGGGTCACGGCTGCCGGAATTTGCCGAGACTGTGGTCAAGAAACTGACCACGCCGCGCAACGGGTCGGCGAAAGCCGCGATGTACCTGCTGGAAATCGAGCCGGGTGGTGGAACCGTTGCCCCGGCCGGTGAAGGATTCGAGAACTTCCTCTACACCTTGGATGGAGGGCTCACCGGCCCCTTTGGAGAAGATGCCCCGGCATCCTCCTTCGCGTTCCTGCCGCAAGGCGGGAGTTTTGAAATCTCCAATTCCGCCGATATCCCCGCCCGCCTACTGTGGGTCAAGCGCCGCTACGAGCCGACAGCCGGGCACCCCGCGCCCGAGCCCGTGGTGGGGTGCGCCAATGACATGCTGCCGACCCCCGGATCGGTTCCCGGCGTTTACCGCCTGGAAATGCTGCCGGTCGATGCCTCGTTCGACTTCGCGATGAGCATCCTCTCGTTCGACCCCGGCGCGGTGTTCCCCAAGGTCGAGATCCATGACGAGGAGCACGTCCTGTACATGCTCAACGGACGCGGAATCTATGTTCTGGAACGTGAGAACTATGAGGTCCAAGAGGACGACTTCATCTACATGGGTCCGTATTGCCCGCAGTACTACTATCCGACAGGACTCTCCCAATCCGCCTATCTTCTATACAAGGATGCCAACCGTGATGGATTCTAA
- the hydA gene encoding dihydropyrimidinase, with protein MFSRPRRCIVRGGEVVTAAGVVRSDVLVVDGVVAGLGSFEPGHDEVPADAEVIDAHGSYVLPGGVDFHTHLDSVFRGSIRTADDFASGTAAAVAGGTTTIVDFCRAEAGQSLADALADWRERVAAQRPWADYGAHMVLVQPDAETLEQLSGLPDLGVTSVKMYLAYPGQMMSDDEALLRAMQSAAESDMLVLVHAENGHAIKVLVGDALAAGHTEPDWHGKTRPPMTEAEAVMRASVLARLSGTRLYIVHVSSSEALAEIERARAAGTQIFAETCSHYLVFDESMLEGVPREIAARFVCSPPTRSLEDQTELWGALDSGPLDVLSSDHCPFALHGEKIVEGDFTHILNGLPGVEQRMAIAYQGVVDGHYTLARMVEIASSNPAKLAGLYPRKGEIAVGSDADLVILDPRQSSILSASTHHSAADYLPYEGMEVSGRVRQVLLRGETVFFDGAVLQNQRAGAYLHRSTPSHPLGETK; from the coding sequence ATGTTTAGCCGCCCGCGTCGGTGCATCGTGCGCGGCGGCGAGGTAGTCACCGCTGCCGGCGTGGTGCGTTCCGACGTGTTGGTGGTGGACGGCGTCGTGGCCGGGCTCGGGTCCTTCGAACCCGGCCACGACGAAGTGCCAGCCGACGCCGAGGTGATTGATGCGCACGGCAGTTACGTCTTGCCCGGCGGCGTCGATTTCCACACCCACCTTGACTCGGTTTTCCGGGGTTCCATCCGCACCGCCGACGACTTCGCGAGCGGCACCGCAGCGGCGGTGGCGGGCGGAACCACCACCATCGTCGACTTTTGCAGGGCGGAAGCCGGCCAGTCCTTGGCGGATGCGCTTGCAGACTGGCGGGAACGAGTTGCAGCCCAGCGCCCGTGGGCTGACTACGGGGCGCACATGGTCCTGGTGCAGCCCGACGCCGAAACACTCGAGCAGCTTTCCGGGTTGCCGGACCTGGGCGTCACCAGCGTGAAAATGTACCTGGCCTATCCGGGGCAGATGATGAGCGATGACGAGGCGCTCCTGCGGGCCATGCAGAGCGCGGCCGAGTCCGACATGCTCGTGCTGGTGCATGCCGAGAACGGCCACGCCATCAAGGTGCTGGTGGGCGACGCATTGGCGGCCGGGCACACGGAACCGGACTGGCATGGGAAGACCCGGCCACCGATGACCGAGGCCGAAGCCGTCATGCGCGCATCGGTGCTTGCCCGTCTTTCCGGGACCCGGCTCTACATAGTCCATGTCTCGTCCTCCGAGGCGCTCGCGGAAATCGAGCGGGCGCGCGCCGCCGGGACGCAGATCTTCGCGGAGACCTGTTCCCACTATCTTGTCTTCGACGAGTCGATGCTCGAGGGGGTCCCGCGGGAGATCGCAGCCAGATTCGTGTGTTCCCCGCCCACGCGCTCGCTGGAGGACCAGACCGAACTCTGGGGCGCACTCGACTCGGGCCCGCTCGACGTGCTCTCCAGCGACCACTGCCCCTTCGCGCTCCACGGCGAAAAAATCGTCGAGGGCGACTTCACCCACATCTTGAACGGGCTCCCGGGTGTCGAGCAGCGGATGGCCATTGCCTATCAAGGCGTCGTTGATGGCCACTACACGCTGGCGCGCATGGTGGAAATCGCGAGCAGCAACCCGGCGAAGCTCGCAGGCCTCTACCCACGCAAGGGCGAGATCGCTGTCGGCTCCGACGCCGACCTGGTGATCCTTGACCCGCGGCAAAGCTCCATACTTTCCGCCAGCACCCACCATTCGGCCGCGGACTACCTTCCCTATGAGGGGATGGAAGTTTCGGGCCGGGTACGGCAGGTCCTGCTGCGTGGGGAAACAGTATTTTTCGACGGAGCGGTGCTCCAGAACCAACGAGCCGGAGCGTACCTGCACCGGTCGACTCCCAGCCACCCATTAGGAGAAACGAAATGA
- a CDS encoding aldehyde dehydrogenase, with product MTTEITEDWTAVVAEAAPEGGAFIDGRFVGAISGETIENRSPVNGAVIGQIAAGDEVDVDAAVSAARRAFEDGRWSSAPPRHRKQVLMRFAAGIRRDRARLATIVTADCGKPISAALGEVDHAADVLEFYAEAIDKWAGEIMPTAPSALALVTREAVGVVAAVVPWNFPIGMPMWKIAPALATGNSVIVKPAEQAPLPVIALAKLAVEAGLPDGVFNVVPGLGEKAGKALGLHMDVDKIAFTGSTQVGKYFLQYSGQSNMKAVSLECGGKSANIVMADAPDLEVAAAAAALAAYVNQGEMCSAGSRLVVEESIRDEFIELVVTASHVWRPGDPFAPETRMGAIVDAEQLDRVAGYVDIGRQEGARLITGGVRARQETGGYYLEPTLFADVDNRMRIAQEEIFGPVLSVITAKNAQDAVRIANDSDYGLAAAVWTRDISKAHQLSRALRAGTVWVNCYNQADINVPFGGFKQSGFGRDKSLHALEQYTALKTNWINLDV from the coding sequence ATGACCACCGAAATCACCGAGGATTGGACAGCTGTCGTCGCTGAGGCGGCGCCCGAAGGCGGGGCATTCATTGACGGCCGCTTTGTCGGCGCGATCTCCGGCGAGACCATCGAAAACCGGAGCCCCGTCAATGGTGCAGTGATCGGACAGATCGCCGCCGGGGACGAGGTGGATGTCGACGCGGCGGTTTCGGCGGCCCGGCGCGCATTCGAGGACGGCCGCTGGTCTAGCGCCCCACCGCGCCACCGCAAGCAGGTGCTGATGCGCTTCGCCGCCGGGATCCGCCGCGACCGGGCCCGCCTGGCAACCATCGTGACGGCCGATTGCGGCAAACCCATTTCCGCCGCGCTCGGCGAGGTAGACCATGCGGCGGATGTGCTCGAGTTCTACGCGGAGGCCATCGACAAGTGGGCAGGCGAGATCATGCCCACGGCCCCGTCGGCGCTGGCGCTCGTCACCCGCGAGGCCGTCGGCGTGGTGGCGGCGGTGGTCCCGTGGAACTTCCCGATCGGGATGCCCATGTGGAAGATCGCCCCGGCCCTGGCCACGGGAAACTCGGTCATCGTGAAGCCCGCCGAGCAGGCGCCGCTGCCGGTGATCGCTCTCGCGAAACTCGCGGTCGAGGCGGGGCTGCCAGACGGCGTCTTCAACGTTGTCCCGGGACTGGGGGAGAAGGCTGGCAAGGCCCTTGGCCTGCACATGGATGTGGACAAGATTGCCTTTACCGGATCAACCCAGGTGGGCAAGTACTTCCTGCAGTACTCGGGACAATCAAACATGAAGGCCGTCTCCCTGGAATGCGGCGGCAAGTCGGCAAACATCGTGATGGCTGACGCGCCCGACCTTGAGGTCGCCGCGGCCGCCGCGGCACTGGCCGCATACGTGAACCAGGGCGAAATGTGCAGCGCCGGGTCCCGCTTGGTGGTGGAGGAATCCATCAGGGACGAGTTCATTGAGCTTGTGGTGACGGCGAGCCACGTGTGGCGACCGGGGGATCCGTTCGCCCCCGAAACCCGAATGGGCGCCATCGTTGACGCCGAACAGCTCGATCGCGTTGCCGGCTACGTCGACATCGGGCGCCAGGAGGGCGCCCGCCTCATCACCGGCGGGGTGCGTGCCCGGCAGGAAACCGGTGGGTACTACCTCGAACCGACGCTCTTCGCTGACGTCGACAACAGGATGCGCATCGCCCAAGAGGAAATCTTCGGGCCGGTGCTCTCCGTCATCACGGCCAAGAACGCCCAGGACGCGGTGCGGATTGCTAACGATTCGGACTACGGCCTCGCCGCCGCGGTGTGGACCCGGGACATCTCGAAGGCGCACCAGCTCTCGCGGGCGCTGCGCGCCGGCACTGTCTGGGTGAATTGCTACAACCAGGCCGACATCAACGTGCCCTTCGGCGGGTTCAAGCAGTCGGGCTTCGGACGCGACAAGTCGCTGCACGCGCTGGAGCAGTACACGGCGCTCAAGACGAACTGGATCAATCTCGATGTTTAG